The Lathyrus oleraceus cultivar Zhongwan6 chromosome 5, CAAS_Psat_ZW6_1.0, whole genome shotgun sequence genome includes the window TACCCAATTTTATAGCAATGGTGTAAGTATGATTAGTTGACACCCAATTAGTAACTCCAATTCTGTGAAGTACTACATACTTCACAGTCAAGTAACTTGCTGACAACTTCCCTTTTGTTTCCCATTCCTTCACTTGTTTAGCCGTAATCTCTTTGCAAATGACATTGTTAAAAACTTCCACTTCAGCTTGTTCTTCTTCATTTCTGCCCAAAAACATGTTTATGATTTCAGAAGAGAAATCCACACACCTTCCTCTTACATACATTTTTCTAAACTTCTTGCTACTCTTGTTATCACATTCCTTAGAGATATTCATAATGAATTCTTTAACAAGCATTTTAAAACACCTACCAAAGCCAGTTACACTTTTCATTAATCTAACTTCTTCAATCAGACTCGTCACTTTTTTGCATTCAAAAGCATCTTTCCCAAGTTCTCTTTCCAGCTCTAGTCTTATTTGGTaaacaaatttccatttttctaCATTATCCACATAGTGAAAGGAGATGTTATTAATTGGAACTTCAGGAATATTTGCTGGAATCTTCTTCCCAGAAGCTTGCTTTCTTGTAGCAGGAATGATATCTTGAACATTGTGTTCGACATCATGGTCAGATTCACTAGACCCATAAAGGACTTCCTTCCTCTTAGGAGGTTTCTTCTTGGAAATAGGAGTAACTACCTTTCTCCATCCTTTTTAGGGCCAACATAAGTTCTTCTCCTAAGAGATTTTGAGGGCGTGCTGGAGGATTCAACTACTTTACCTTTTCTGTTCTTTAACCTTTTAGTTATTCCTGGTGCCAGTCTTTTACTAATGGGCTCATCATCAGAGTCCATATCATATATATTCACTATGTATGTAGATTGATCCTTCTTCTCTACAAAGTTTTCTTCTTTGTCAGCTAAATCACTAGACATGCCATCAaaatcttctttgtcttctgATTTTTTAGGAGATTGAGTAGACACACTGACAACAAATTTATCCACAGGGGTTTCAGTAGTGTTATCGGGTTAGGCCAAGGATGTGGAGACATTCGGCACAACACCAGTCTCAGGTTCAATACCCAAAACTTGAGATATCAACATACGAATATTCTTATCTATGTCATCTCTATCAACAAAAATCATGCTAGATTTAGTCAAAGTAGTAACAGATCTAGGTTTATTAGTGTTTTTAGAGGTTTCAACATTTTCCATAACATTTAGGGCAATAGGATATTTTGCAAAAGCATCAACATTACGTTCGACATTAATAGGATCAAGGTACATGCTAGTCATCGAATGAGGTTTCTTGACAACAGTAGAGGGTTCAAGAATTTTTACATTACTAGCAACCATTGATGGAGATGAAGAGGTACTTACTTTATAGAGCTTTCCCTTTCTCAAAGCAGATGTTATAGGCTCCCTTATAGAGGTTGCATGTCCAGGAACCATAGAGCGAGGAACGACATCAGTAATAACTTAATAAAGACCTATATCAGTACCGCATTCTTATGGTTCAATTGCTCTTTGGTGCGCTTGCTAGGAGTTGAGACAGAAGGTTGAGACATTTTGGAGTTTTGATTTTGAGATATGAACTTCAAAGATAAGATAGAGAGATGGGGGTGTCTGAGAATAAAGTTCAGAGAGAGAGTAGAGAGAATAATTATGGTAGCGTGAATGATATTGATGGAGTAGGTAGGATGGCATGTTGGGAAAATAAGGAAGGTTTGTAATGATTTTCCTTGAGTTTTGTGCACCATTAAATGGAGGGAAGAGAAAATTTGATTTCcatgtgtcatacggtgaactggacttttttgtggttttaatcgcaatgtcgcggttagcaagagtcgccaccgacttttcttttatccaataaggaaaggtggaaaagaacaggaaaaaccttaatttagattttgggttcgggaggtacattatacaaagggaaggtgttagcaccctttgtatccatggttatccatgggctcttaattgctcgatcacttatattatttttgtctgaaaaaaaaagtgtttgtgaattgtttagaaaaattgttttgaaaagagaatttaactttgtaatgattcttgtatgaatgtatacaaagtgattatctcgtttagttttgaaaattgtttagaaaaatataactcggtaatgattctagtatgaatgtataccaagtggtgattttctgaaggtattttgaaaggtgtgaggtgtgaaaaaatgttttaggttgtgagccagcaattaagagttataccgacccaaggtctttatgagtatttcctatccttatgagggtaaaactgtccttattattgagaaataagtagttttatcctttggatgtaaaagggtcatcgtagggtcatcgattggtcattgaaggcaacagttacgaggataccttagcattcgaagggactatcatcttttaaccgtaggcaacatcggagggtcatcgagggacaaagttgtatattcgaaggcaacatccgagggactataatttattttatgatgatttaaccgaagggtctttgctaagggtatccccacgttcgcgggacatgaccgtaatatcgtaatcgtaaggcaacaaagagaggtccaagatcacttattcaaaggcaaagttttacaattaattatataattaggatgaaactccacattaaaattattaaaaataatatattaaaaaattaatacattagaaattaatacattaaaaaattaatttagggtgaaactccacaagggtatcccacaaataaagtggaatacctagccaataaccttttcctgggatatgtgaacctttacgaaactaaaaaaaaagaaacatgtcagaacaccaaatcagggtgcaatcgaagattacaccggagaaatatcacaacaataaataggataggataaataatgcatggctatgataaaaacataaaaaaaacagactagaagaatcaggtactgtctcgttcacctctgcctcgcctagcgaaggccacggattttgaatttgaaaacagccccatgttaggaactttgaattttatggcattttatcacaggaataacatggtcaaacattcagggtattcaggcatatttaaattcccatacgaaagcaaattatatatcaacatttaatcatgatgcattatatatgtagatatggtcaattgaaagtataaacaatagagatacgcaaacctgtttgccaattcaaggttgaagggattgaccacttgtagtatcggaataagttaggcagcgggaattggacggcgatggcttcggtgcagatgggctgccttcagggtttctttactctgaattctccgggtaggcagggttcctatgccaaagtttctatccgtccttctctgttctctctctttctttttcctcaaggttttgttccaaggaaacctcagagtgttttgcttctcttccttctttctccagtaaatctcccagtgtaaactccaagtctaactccccctactgaaactttagtaattatagactaatttcgtgggtaatgggcttggaatgagggagacccaagtccaaaataatttgttatattttatttatatatttattttaattatttaattaattaattaattaattaattaattaattaattttttttttttttttttttcgttttttttttcttttttttttttttttttttttaggaaaaatgatgggtaatttttggggtatgacagctgcccctgttcaatattcttgaaccgagagagttaggatggcgtgtatgccattcgtggtctggaggtggaagattattgaacactagaatgccccaaaaatttgcacttgagaatcgacagttggtcttgatggagatgggcttaaagatgccatccgggaggtttgatgacgaaagcttcagatcgcgccgtatattaggccaatttgaagacatgggtgccacactgggtcgtacgttagaccgtataatgagtcatccattaggctgccgacttcgctggggagtcggagtgtgtcatatgctgttggggataaaggatcagaatggaccatacgctagatcgtatctgagttgcagaatgagccgtacgttaggctgaatctgatgacgaaaggggtagtcgtacgttagactacacttcagaaatgtaccgtatgttaggtaggatctgatgatgaaaggggtagtcgtacgttagactacactacagaaatgtaccgtatgttaggtagcatctgaggggatggacatccgaacgggtcgtacgttagaccgtcgcagaatgagtcgtctgttaggccgcatctgatgatgaaagcggtagtcgtacgccagactacacttcagaaatgtaccgtacgttaggtagcatctgagggttgtaagatccaaacgggtcgtacgttagaccgcgttggggttgttgaagttcagaatggatcgtacgttagatcgtatccgagttgtagaatgagccgtccgttaggctgcatctgaaaaagaaagtagtcgtacgctagactacacccctgaatgtaccgtacgctaggcagcatctgaggacttgaaggtccaaatgggtcgtacgttagaccgcattggagttgctgaagaagtcatatgttgggctgaatcagaatgaaccgtacgttaggctgtatctgataacctgtatatgttgtacttgcaataaatgtctgggatgggcttagagatgccatcgttaggaggatatcgaagtgttgtcagaatgaatgttcccatgaactgtatttgaaatatgtatctgaatcttgaatgtgattgataaaggtgtctgtctgaatgaaccttctactttgactatatcaggaggataattaacct containing:
- the LOC127079579 gene encoding uncharacterized protein LOC127079579, coding for MVPGHATSIREPITSALRKGKLYKVSTSSSPSMVASNVKILEPSTVVKKPHSMTSMYLDPINVERNVDAFAKYPIALNVMENVETSKNTNKPRSVTTLTKSSMIFVDRDDIDKNIRMLISQVLGIEPETEDKEDFDGMSSDLADKEENFVEKKDQSTYIVNIYDMDSDDEPISKRLAPGITKRLKNRKGWRKVVTPISKKKPPKRKEVLYGSSESDHDVEHNVQDIIPATRKQASGKKIPANIPEVPINNISFHYVDNVEKWKFVYQIRLELERELGKDAFECKKVTSLIEEVRLMKSVTGFGRCFKMLVKEFIMNISKECDNKSSKKFRKMYVRGRCVDFSSEIINMFLGRNEEEQAEVEVFNNVICKEITAKQVKEWETKGKLSASYLTVKYVVLHRIGVTNWVSTNHTYTIAIKLDILMTSDQKPFRSTTRAGILVG